The following DNA comes from Paraburkholderia sp. PGU19.
GCTCCTTGAAGTGCGTGGCGAGATGATGCAGATGCGAGATATCGCCCGTGCTCTCCTTCATCGCGATGAAGTTGGGCCGTTCGAGCAGCTTCGACAGTACGTCGTCGCTGATGTCCGTGCCCGTGCGCGCCGGAAAGTTGTACAGCATGACGGGCATATCGAGGCTGTCGTCCACCTTCAGCAGGTGGGTCAGCAGTTCGTCCTGGGTCGGCTGCGCGTAGTACGGCGCGGCAAGCAGCAGCGCATTCAGGCCCGCGCGCTTCGCTTCCTGGCCGAGACGGATCACTTCTTTCGTGGTCGTGGCGTTGATGCCCGCCGTCAGCCAGGTCTTGCCACCCGCCGCTTCGGCGACGGTGTTGAACGTCTCCACGCGTTCGTCGAAACTCAACGCGTAGTATTCGCCCGTCGTTCCGCCGACGCCGAGGCCCGCGACACGGCCCGCGAGATTCGCGGC
Coding sequences within:
- a CDS encoding dihydrodipicolinate synthase family protein, giving the protein MSFEGVHTPLVTPFKADGEIDHTLLGKHAANLAGRVAGLGVGGTTGEYYALSFDERVETFNTVAEAAGGKTWLTAGINATTTKEVIRLGQEAKRAGLNALLLAAPYYAQPTQDELLTHLLKVDDSLDMPVMLYNFPARTGTDISDDVLSKLLERPNFIAMKESTGDISHLHHLATHFKERLVLSCGMDDQALEFFVWGAKSWVGGASNFLPEAHTALFDACVKQGDFTTGRKLMAQLLPVLELLERSGKFIQYVRYGCELAGMPVGAARAPLGTLDENERSGFAKLVRPMLPNAQ